One Rhodobacter sp. CZR27 DNA segment encodes these proteins:
- the xdhC gene encoding xanthine dehydrogenase accessory protein XdhC, which produces MAEGFDLDRLCAAVATHGRVARVVVASCDGSAPREVGASMLVWAAGSSGTIGGGALEWEAAGRARALLGGGGQRLDRVPLGPGLGQCCGGAVTLLTEVWDAAALTRLSGPVISRSVDGSPMPLAVKRLLAKARAEGMRPGPQLLQGWMVEPVAEVRRQVWIWGAGHVGRALVGVLAPLPGLGITWVDVARDRFPEVLPEAVLPIWTAHPEALVDHAPQTAEHLVLTFSHALDLELCHRLLGHGFARLKLIGSATKAARFRRRLRALGHSDSQIGRMVCPIGDKSLGKHPQAIALGVAVELLRENRAAGAEIAS; this is translated from the coding sequence GTGGCTGAGGGCTTCGACCTCGACCGTCTGTGCGCCGCGGTCGCCACGCATGGCCGGGTAGCGCGTGTCGTGGTGGCCTCTTGCGACGGCTCCGCCCCGCGCGAGGTCGGGGCGTCGATGCTGGTCTGGGCAGCGGGATCGTCCGGCACGATCGGCGGCGGCGCGCTGGAGTGGGAAGCGGCGGGTCGGGCGCGCGCCCTGCTCGGTGGTGGCGGGCAGCGGCTGGACCGGGTGCCGCTCGGCCCCGGTCTCGGCCAGTGCTGCGGCGGGGCGGTGACGCTGCTGACCGAGGTCTGGGACGCGGCAGCCCTGACCCGCTTGAGCGGCCCCGTCATTTCGCGAAGCGTGGATGGCAGCCCGATGCCGCTGGCCGTGAAGCGCCTTCTTGCAAAGGCCCGGGCCGAAGGGATGCGGCCCGGGCCGCAGCTTCTGCAGGGCTGGATGGTCGAGCCGGTGGCGGAGGTGCGGCGACAGGTCTGGATCTGGGGCGCCGGTCATGTCGGACGCGCCCTCGTGGGCGTTCTGGCGCCGCTGCCCGGTCTGGGGATCACATGGGTGGATGTCGCGCGCGACCGCTTTCCCGAGGTCCTGCCAGAGGCTGTCCTGCCGATCTGGACCGCACATCCCGAGGCGCTGGTGGACCATGCCCCGCAGACGGCCGAGCATCTGGTGCTGACCTTCTCTCACGCTCTGGATCTCGAACTCTGCCACCGTCTGCTCGGCCATGGCTTCGCGCGGCTCAAGCTGATCGGATCGGCGACCAAGGCCGCCCGCTTCCGCCGCCGGCTGCGCGCGCTTGGCCATTCCGACAGTCAGATCGGCCGCATGGTGTGCCCCATTGGCGACAAATCCCTCGGCAAGCATCCGCAGGCGATTGCCTTGGGCGTCGCGGTGGAGTTGCTGAGGGAAAACCGGGCGGCAGGGGCGGAGATCGCGTCATGA
- the xdhB gene encoding xanthine dehydrogenase molybdopterin binding subunit: MSLGKPLPHDAAPLHVTGAARYVDDIPTPRGTLHAAFGLSPVAHGEIRSLDLSAVRSAPGVVAVIGPQDLDPMPDCSPSIHDEPMLAQDHVHYAGQPMFLVVADSHLAARRAARLSRPEIRPLPAILTVDEALAADSRFEGGAVVWEKGDAAQAIAGAPHVVEGAMEVGGQEHFYLEGQVALALAQEGGDMHVHSSTQHPTEVQHKVAHALGLPMSSVRVEVRRMGGGFGGKESQANALAIACAVAARATGRPCKMRYDRDDDMVITGKRHDLRIQYRAGFDASGRLMGVEFRHLIRCGWSQDLSLPVADRAMLHVDNAYHLPAVRIESHRLRTHTQSATAFRGFGGPQGMVGIERVLDHVAFALGRDPLEVRRANFYAPSKTAPALPAEVPEDPGLLRPLEADEVDLTSRGAEPMQRAAPPPPPADVQTTPYHMPVEDFIGHEIVAALSERADYVRRRAEIAAWNRTSPILKRGIALTPVKFGISFTLTWLNQAGALVHVYQDGSVHLNHGGTEMGQGLFQKVAQVAAAELGLPVEAVKITPTDTGKVPNTSATAASSGSDLNGMAVRAACATLRERMAAMVAERHQARPHEVNFDGGRVRVAGADYPFAEVAAMAYQARVSLSATGYYRTPGIVWDRLKGRGRPFFYFAYGAAVSEVVIDTLTGENRILRADILHDTGASLNPALDIGQIEGGFVQGAGWLTMEELVWDDAGRLRTHAPSTYKIPACSDRPEVFNVALWNRPNPAETVARSKAVGEPPFMLGISVLMALSDAVAACGDGSVYPALDAPATPERVLMAVRRQRG; the protein is encoded by the coding sequence ATGAGCCTCGGCAAGCCCCTGCCGCACGACGCGGCGCCACTGCACGTGACGGGCGCCGCTCGCTATGTCGACGACATCCCGACACCGCGCGGGACGCTGCATGCAGCCTTCGGCCTTTCGCCGGTGGCCCATGGCGAGATCCGGTCGCTCGACCTTTCCGCCGTGCGGTCGGCGCCGGGCGTGGTGGCGGTGATTGGTCCGCAGGACCTCGACCCGATGCCCGACTGCTCGCCCTCGATCCACGACGAGCCGATGCTGGCGCAGGACCACGTGCACTATGCCGGCCAGCCGATGTTTCTGGTCGTGGCCGACAGCCACCTCGCCGCACGCCGGGCCGCCCGTCTTTCCCGGCCCGAGATCCGGCCGCTTCCGGCCATCCTGACGGTGGACGAGGCGCTGGCGGCCGACAGCCGTTTCGAGGGCGGCGCGGTCGTCTGGGAAAAGGGCGATGCCGCCCAGGCGATCGCCGGCGCGCCGCATGTCGTCGAGGGGGCGATGGAGGTCGGAGGGCAGGAGCATTTCTACCTCGAGGGTCAGGTGGCGCTGGCGCTGGCGCAGGAGGGCGGCGACATGCACGTGCACTCCTCGACCCAGCATCCCACCGAGGTGCAGCACAAGGTCGCCCATGCGCTCGGCCTGCCGATGAGTTCGGTGCGCGTCGAGGTGCGCCGGATGGGCGGCGGCTTCGGCGGCAAGGAAAGCCAGGCCAACGCGCTTGCCATCGCCTGCGCGGTCGCGGCGCGGGCCACCGGGCGGCCCTGCAAGATGCGCTATGACCGTGATGACGACATGGTCATCACCGGCAAGCGTCACGACCTGCGCATCCAGTATCGGGCGGGCTTCGATGCCTCGGGCAGGCTCATGGGGGTGGAGTTCCGGCACCTCATCCGCTGCGGCTGGTCGCAGGACCTTTCGCTGCCGGTGGCGGACCGGGCCATGCTGCATGTGGACAACGCCTATCACCTGCCGGCGGTGCGGATCGAAAGCCACCGGCTGCGCACCCACACACAGAGCGCGACCGCCTTCCGCGGCTTCGGCGGCCCGCAGGGCATGGTGGGGATCGAGCGGGTGCTGGACCACGTGGCCTTCGCCCTCGGCCGCGATCCGCTGGAGGTTCGGCGGGCGAATTTCTATGCCCCCTCGAAGACTGCCCCCGCCCTGCCCGCCGAGGTGCCGGAGGATCCGGGCCTGCTTCGGCCGCTCGAGGCTGACGAGGTGGACCTGACGTCGCGCGGGGCCGAGCCCATGCAACGCGCCGCGCCGCCACCACCGCCCGCGGATGTGCAGACCACGCCCTATCACATGCCGGTCGAGGACTTCATCGGGCACGAGATCGTGGCGGCGCTGTCAGAACGCGCTGACTATGTGCGGCGCCGGGCGGAGATCGCCGCATGGAACCGGACAAGCCCGATCCTGAAGCGCGGCATCGCGCTGACGCCGGTGAAGTTCGGCATCTCCTTCACGCTCACCTGGCTCAATCAGGCCGGGGCGCTGGTCCATGTCTATCAGGACGGGTCGGTCCACCTGAACCATGGCGGGACCGAGATGGGCCAGGGCCTGTTCCAGAAGGTCGCGCAGGTGGCGGCGGCGGAACTGGGCTTGCCGGTCGAGGCGGTGAAGATCACCCCGACCGATACCGGCAAGGTGCCGAACACCTCGGCCACGGCGGCATCCTCCGGGTCGGACCTGAACGGGATGGCGGTGCGGGCCGCCTGCGCGACGCTGCGCGAGCGTATGGCCGCGATGGTGGCCGAGCGGCATCAGGCGCGGCCCCACGAGGTGAACTTCGACGGGGGCCGGGTCCGCGTGGCAGGGGCCGACTATCCCTTTGCCGAGGTCGCCGCGATGGCCTATCAGGCGCGCGTCTCGCTGTCGGCCACCGGCTACTACCGCACCCCCGGCATCGTCTGGGACCGGCTGAAGGGCCGCGGCCGTCCGTTCTTCTACTTCGCCTATGGCGCGGCGGTGTCCGAGGTCGTCATCGACACCCTGACCGGCGAGAACCGCATCCTGCGCGCGGACATCCTGCACGACACCGGCGCGAGCCTGAATCCGGCGCTCGACATCGGCCAGATCGAGGGCGGTTTCGTGCAGGGCGCGGGCTGGCTGACGATGGAGGAACTGGTCTGGGACGACGCAGGCCGCCTGCGCACCCACGCCCCCTCGACCTACAAGATCCCCGCCTGTTCCGACCGGCCCGAGGTCTTCAACGTCGCGCTCTGGAACCGGCCCAACCCGGCCGAGACGGTGGCACGGTCGAAGGCGGTGGGCGAGCCGCCCTTCATGCTGGGGATCTCGGTCCTGATGGCGCTGTCGGATGCGGTGGCCGCCTGCGGCGACGGCTCGGTCTATCCCGCGCTCGACGCTCCGGCCACGCCGGAGCGGGTGCTGATGGCGGTGAGGCGGCAGCGTGGCTGA
- the xdhA gene encoding xanthine dehydrogenase small subunit, which produces MTEIAFILNGTPLSVSAEPTRTLLDWLREDRGLFGTKEGCNEGDCGACTVIVTDETGPRALNACLLFLPQLHGKAVRTVEGLAGPDGALHPVQQALVDHHGSQCGFCTPGIAASLAAAHAVGRTDHDEVLAGNLCRCTGYAPIIRAAQAAEGAPVPDWLAPPLPEAQAASDGVRPRSADELATLYAAHPEATLIAGATDVGLWVTKELRDLPMPVFLAGVEDLRRIEADGDRLRIGACVTIAELHEAMKTRVPGFAELLRRFASVQIRNAATVGGNIANGSPIGDTPPALIAMGATLHLRRGGERREMPLESFFLDYRRQDRRPGEFVEAVTIPAAAPALRCYKLSKRFDQDISAVCGCFNVTVQDGSVTAARIVFGGMAGIPKRAVAVEAALLGQPWKLPALEAARAAFAADFAPLSDMRASATYRLEAAANLLIRYFHDLAGERVSVLEVHA; this is translated from the coding sequence ATGACGGAGATCGCGTTCATCCTGAACGGAACGCCCCTCAGCGTCTCGGCCGAACCCACGCGCACCTTGCTTGACTGGCTGCGCGAGGATCGGGGTCTCTTCGGCACCAAGGAGGGTTGCAACGAGGGCGACTGCGGTGCCTGCACGGTCATCGTGACGGACGAGACCGGCCCCCGGGCACTGAACGCCTGCCTGCTGTTCCTGCCGCAGCTTCACGGCAAGGCGGTGCGCACCGTCGAGGGGCTGGCGGGGCCCGACGGCGCGCTGCACCCGGTCCAGCAGGCGCTGGTGGACCACCACGGCTCGCAATGCGGCTTCTGCACGCCGGGCATCGCGGCCTCGCTGGCCGCGGCCCATGCCGTGGGGCGGACCGACCACGACGAGGTGCTGGCCGGCAATCTCTGCCGCTGCACCGGCTATGCGCCGATCATCCGCGCCGCGCAGGCCGCGGAAGGCGCGCCGGTCCCGGACTGGCTGGCGCCCCCCCTGCCGGAGGCGCAGGCCGCAAGCGACGGGGTCCGACCCCGCAGCGCGGACGAGCTCGCGACGCTCTATGCAGCCCATCCCGAAGCGACCCTGATCGCGGGGGCGACCGATGTCGGCCTCTGGGTGACGAAGGAATTGCGCGACCTGCCGATGCCGGTCTTCCTTGCCGGCGTCGAGGATCTCCGCCGGATCGAGGCGGACGGCGACCGCCTGCGCATCGGCGCCTGCGTCACCATCGCGGAGCTTCACGAGGCAATGAAGACCCGCGTTCCCGGCTTCGCCGAGCTTCTTCGACGATTTGCCAGCGTGCAGATCCGCAATGCCGCGACAGTGGGCGGCAACATCGCCAACGGCTCGCCCATCGGCGACACGCCGCCCGCCCTGATCGCCATGGGTGCCACGCTGCACCTGCGCCGCGGCGGCGAGCGGCGCGAGATGCCGCTGGAGTCGTTCTTCCTCGACTACCGCAGGCAGGACCGCCGGCCGGGAGAATTCGTCGAGGCCGTGACGATCCCCGCCGCGGCGCCCGCGCTTCGCTGCTACAAGCTGTCGAAGCGGTTCGATCAGGACATCTCGGCCGTCTGCGGCTGCTTCAATGTCACCGTCCAAGATGGGAGCGTCACAGCCGCCCGCATCGTCTTCGGCGGGATGGCGGGCATCCCGAAACGCGCCGTTGCCGTCGAGGCCGCACTTCTGGGCCAGCCGTGGAAGCTTCCGGCCCTCGAGGCGGCCCGCGCCGCCTTCGCCGCCGATTTCGCCCCGCTCAGCGACATGCGCGCCTCGGCCACCTACCGGCTCGAGGCGGCCGCGAACCTCCTCATCCGCTATTTCCACGATCTGGCGGGGGAACGCGTCTCGGTGCTCGAGGTGCATGCATGA